A genomic region of Pelodiscus sinensis isolate JC-2024 chromosome 19, ASM4963464v1, whole genome shotgun sequence contains the following coding sequences:
- the TRAPPC5 gene encoding trafficking protein particle complex subunit 5, whose protein sequence is MDSRFTRGKSAILERSLTRPKMEVSLSAFSLLFSEIVQYCQNRVYSVSELQNKLSELGQQVGARILDVLVMREKNGKRETKVINILLFIKVTVWKALFGKEADKLEQANDDDKTYYIIEKEPLINTFISVPKENSTLNCASFTAGIVEAILTYSGFPAKVTAHWHKGTTLMIKFDESVIARDKALDGR, encoded by the coding sequence ATGGATTCACGCTTCACTCGTGGGAAATCTGCCATCCTGGAGCGGTCTCTGACCCGACCAAAAATGGAGGTCAGCCTGAGCGCGTTCTCTCTGCTATTCTCAGAGATAGTGCAGTACTGTCAGAACCGGGTCTACTCAGTCTCCGAGCTCCAGAACAAACTCTCAgagctgggccagcaggtgggAGCTCGCATCTTGGATGTGCTGGTCATGCGGGAGAAAAACGGCAAGCGGGAGACCAAGGTCATCAACATCCTCCTTTTCATCAAGGTGACGGTGTGGAAGGCCTTGTTCGGGAAGGAGGCGGACAAGCTGGAGCAGGCCAATGATGATGACAAGACCTACTACATCATCGAGAAAGAGCCACTGATCAACACCTTCATCTCGGTGCCCAAGGAGAACAGCACGCTCAACTGCGCCTCCTTCACAGCTGGCATCGTGGAGGCCATCCTCACCTACAGCGGCTTCCCCGCCAAGGTGACGGCCCACTGGCACAAGGGCACCACCCTCATGATCAAATTTGATGAGTCTGTCATAGCGCGAGACAAAGCTCTGGACGGCCGCTGA